AATCTTTTCTACATTATCAGAATTAGGTCACACGTTACTTTGCAGTAGAGGAGTTGACGTTGCAACCCTTTCGGCTCTAGCCCCTTTGAGTGGAAACGCCAATGTAAGCGTCACTTCCTCCCCATCATTATGAATCGTTGCAGCTCgcagcttaattaattaaataaataattaatgatcAACACGTCAAATGACTGAAGTACTTTTCCCATTTGAGGTTGACCTAAAAGCTTTTGAAATTCTAGAGAATTTTGCGTATAAGCTTTGACGTGAGAACACACGTGATCTATCTGCTGTCTCCAATAGCCTATATACAAGCACCAGCTGTTTCTCTCCCCGTCTCATTTTAttccttttaattaataaacctCTTCCTGGACTGAACGTCGTCAGCGTGAGCCTGCGATCTTTTGCCGCCTCGCTTTGCATCTTCGCCTCGACGGCCGCCTTCGTTTCGGCTTCCAAAGCGCGCGACGACTTGAAGAAGAGACCCTGCGTTTGCGTTCCCTGAGTGCGAACTTCTTTCGAAGGAGAAGCgacaggcggcggcggagcagCCTATTTTAccataaaaaaattgataaataaattcaatGACAACTGCGTACGTCTTCCGATGCGGTGGGAGAAACCGGACGAGATTCAATTCCACTCCCACACGAGCTGCAAAATTGAGCACTAGGCTGATTGCTCGCTGAACACTTTTTGCACGCCACGGGCTGGCTAGAACGCACTACAggctaaatataaaataacGTACTATATAAAGATGCTTTTATGGGCCGTGGACACAGACTTTGGTGGTGCCACACCAGTCGCAGAATCGAGCGTTGCGAGCAATTTGTCTTCCACATTTCGtgcacttcgtcgttctttgaCTTGGAGGTGGCGGTGGTTCAGGCGAAGCTATCCCGTCAGGATTCTATAGAGTCAGTCGCATGACGATAAATGAATTTATAAGTGTCGTATCTACTTCTGCGGCATCGTCCTGAAGACGAGCTTCACACGTGACGCAGAACTGCATTTCAGGCGGATTGACTGTGCTACACCGAGTGCACAGCAACTTGGCCTGAAAAATGAATTCAAATCATTATGAGGGATATTCTTTTGTGTATTTTACCTGAAGTTTTCTTATCGCTTGAGGTCTCAGCTGAGGCGGGATTGGAGCTTCACAGGTGAGACACGCCGGCGCCGACAGCGGAACGGACGAATGACAGTAAAGACACGTTCCCATCTAATAAATACGTttttataaaaaaaattcctaatAGCTCAATGCATTCGAACGCACTTCTCCCGACCGGGGAGGAAGTTGTCTTGCCGACGGTAGAGGCGGAACTGGCGAACCGCAACCGGGACAAAAGCGAGCGTACGGATCGGCGGGACGAGGAGAAAAGCATTGAACGCATCTGAGAAGAGGGAAACGCTGCTTGGACAAAAGAACATTGATTGTCTTGGTTTTCATACTTGAGAAAGTCCGTTTGCTTGAGAAGTTTCTGCGCCTCTGCCCTCGACGATGCAGGACGAGCAGAATTCCCGCCAGATAccttttttaaataaaacGTTGCTAtttcatttgaattttcCGCATTCgtggttaattaaataaccgGTTGTCTGGGCAGAGGACCAAGTCGAGTGGTGAGATATTTTGGGCCTGTTCGATTCAGCTTGCTCTCGGCTGGCTGTAGCAAAAGACTACTAAATTTGTTGCCATCGCtgctgacgtcgtcgtcgtcgtcgtcatcgtcgtcgaaaaacgtTTGACTCCGCGACTGTGGCGGCGTGAGGTTATCATTTCTGGCAGCAGAAACAATGAACGTCTTTGTTACGATTGAAGACTCTCGAAAAGGATCCCTACAAAACGTTTATAAGCGGCAATACTAATTGTCTCCTCCTCCGAGTCTATATACTTCTGTATGGCTATTGCTTTGACTGTTTGCTTGCCTGGGAGAAGGCTGAACGGACGCTTGTACGCGTACGTGT
This sequence is a window from Oscarella lobularis chromosome 7, ooOscLobu1.1, whole genome shotgun sequence. Protein-coding genes within it:
- the LOC136189534 gene encoding double zinc ribbon and ankyrin repeat-containing protein 1-like, yielding MAAGSVCAPTVVPLRLPTRSKQSIDASTPIELRTETQGTDIYYTVNGTKPQPFQKLGEKHTYAYKRPFSLLPGKQTVKAIAIQKDPFRESSIVTKTFIVSAARNDNLTPPQSRSQTFFDDDDDDDDDVSSDGNKFSSLLLQPAESKLNRTGPKYLTTRLGPLPRQPVSGGNSARPASSRAEAQKLLKQTDFLKCVQCFSPRPADPYARFCPGCGSPVPPLPSARQLPPRSGEMGTCLYCHSSVPLSAPACLTCEAPIPPQLRPQAIRKLQAKLLCTRCSTVNPPEMQFCVTCEARLQDDAAENPDGIASPEPPPPPSQRTTKCTKCGRQIARNARFCDWCGTTKPVVRSSQPVACKKCSASNQPSAQFCSSCGSGIESRPVSPTASEDAAPPPPVASPSKEVRTQGTQTQGLFFKSSRALEAETKAAVEAKMQSEAAKDRRLTLTTFSPGRGYWRQQIDHVCSHVKAYTQNSLEFQKLLGQPQMGKLRAATIHNDGEEVTLTLAFPLKGARAERVATSTPLLQTSQSLLSTLSESGGYNFRNASLLNLVSQKEGETSLPLNDTKALRKKKSKSKRKGITKMSAENQMLFQEVGVSGKGRVEIVQGLLDDDGSNANICNKDGLGLLAVACLAGRLDCIQVLVDKGADVNMKMRKGNTALHECVLAGPRTIKSIEVLLGCSASADVLNDAGEKPYDIAIRKGYEEIEKCLMTNVGISLLGKMTKPNMTL